The Bifidobacterium actinocoloniiforme DSM 22766 genomic sequence TCCAGTCCCTGGAGCGGGCCTGGACTGGGAACCTCGGTCCGGTTCCCTCGCAAGTGCTGATTGTCCCCGCCCCCTCGTCATCCAAATCGGTCCGCAGGCGGGGACGGGTCCACATGCCGCCGGTGGCCGGGGCCGCGGCTGCCTCGCTGCGCCAAGCCGGTCTGCCAGCTCAGGTTCAGTTGGCGCTGATTATGGGGTCGGTGCGGGGTAAGTCCGTAGAGCTCCACGGGTCCTCGGCGCGGGCCTCCCGCCTGAGCGGGCGTATTCACACCCGGGCTGGCATTGAGTTGACTGGCCAGTCAGTCATCCTGGTTGATGATATCGTCACCAGTGGTTCCACCATCCGCCAGTGCGCTGCGGCCCTTCGGACCGCCGGGGCTTACCCCTTGACAGCCCTGGCCCTGGCGCGGGCCGGTCGGGGATCTGACCCCAGCCGGGCCGTTGAGCCTGTGCCCGTCATCTAGCGAGCGTGGACGGTCGCCATCTCGTCCCAGCGGGTGGTGCAGCGGGGTGAGAGCATCCGCCGGTTCATGGCCCACTCGGCTCCGGTGTCCTCATCCTGCCGTCCTTTGCCGCGCACGCCCCCGAAGCCGATGCCGACCCGAAAAGGGCCGAAGCGGCGGGCCGCCTCATCCAGGGCCGGACCCAGTCCCCGGTCCCGGTTGGCTTCCAAGCCATCCAAGGTCTGGTAGCCTTTAGCGTCTCGCAGGTTCTCCAAAACGACGCCAGCGCGTATGTAGGCGGCATGAGGGTCGACTCGTCCCGCCAAGGCGGTCCTGGCGGCCCGGGTGATGACCACGGGGTCGTCCGATGGATCCTCCAGGCGCGTCTGCCCGCTCATCGCTGAGTATTGGCCGGGCGCGTAAGGACTGGAGGAGCAGAAGACGCGCACCCGGGAGCATAGGCTTCCCTGCCGGCGCAGGCGGGAGCAGGCTTTCTGCGCGTAGACGCCCAGGGCTTGGCTGAGGGTGCCGAAGCCGACCACAGGTTTTGAGAACATGCGCGAGCACAGGATTTGCTGGGAGCGGGCTCCGCCATTGGCATCCTCCTCGCGTTCGATCGCCGGTGTGCCGCGCAGCTCCAGGACTGTGCGCTCCAAGAGCACGGAGAAGCGCCGCCTCATCGCCGTTGGGTCCGCGCGTTGGAGGTCCAGGGCGGTCAGGATGCCCGTGGACTCCAGCTTTTTGGTCAGCCGTCGGCCAACCCCCCACACATCGGCCACTGGCACCGAGGCCAGGGCCCGGTCACCGTCTTGGGCCAGCACTTGACTCCACAGGGTGACCCCGTTGGCTCCGGGGTGGTTCTTAGCCCAATGATTGGCCACTTTAGCAAGGGTCTTGGTGGGTGCCACGCCCACGCTGACCGGGATGCCGACCGACCGCAGGACGGTCTCGCGCAAGTCCGCGCAGATGGCTTGGGTTCGTTGGCCGTCCCAGAGGG encodes the following:
- a CDS encoding Y-family DNA polymerase produces the protein MPEDFNQDQLYDHARLTPQFVLADANSFFASCESVFNPSLAGRPVVVLSNNDGCVVARSPAAKRLGIANGTPWFKIREQAERDGVVARSSNYELYASLSHRMMSIMANFLPEQEVYSIDECFMLSLWDGQRTQAICADLRETVLRSVGIPVSVGVAPTKTLAKVANHWAKNHPGANGVTLWSQVLAQDGDRALASVPVADVWGVGRRLTKKLESTGILTALDLQRADPTAMRRRFSVLLERTVLELRGTPAIEREEDANGGARSQQILCSRMFSKPVVGFGTLSQALGVYAQKACSRLRRQGSLCSRVRVFCSSSPYAPGQYSAMSGQTRLEDPSDDPVVITRAARTALAGRVDPHAAYIRAGVVLENLRDAKGYQTLDGLEANRDRGLGPALDEAARRFGPFRVGIGFGGVRGKGRQDEDTGAEWAMNRRMLSPRCTTRWDEMATVHAR
- a CDS encoding ComF family protein, coding for MAAVRDLIVPRGCAGCDCPDEVLCPACAALFRQYRSFPAAGFVWGSGLACAGYQGRARRAILEWKDHDDEEVTRPLGRAMGELAVQSLERAWTGNLGPVPSQVLIVPAPSSSKSVRRRGRVHMPPVAGAAAASLRQAGLPAQVQLALIMGSVRGKSVELHGSSARASRLSGRIHTRAGIELTGQSVILVDDIVTSGSTIRQCAAALRTAGAYPLTALALARAGRGSDPSRAVEPVPVI